The DNA region GGGGCATGGAACCTGGAGGCCATCGTTTTCCTCTTGTGCAAACATGATAAATGGCACTATGCCTAACTAAAGCAATAAGCAAAGCTAGTAAACAATCAGGCAGAAGCCCACACGAAAAGTTTCAATGAACAGGGATCAATTAAGTACAAACACTCACAATAGCCAAAACAAACTACAGTCAAGGAACACATATGAATAATAAGGGTCAACATGAAGAGTTCTTAAAGATTTCAATTAAGTTCAGGTTTAGTTGCATTTTCGTCCACGATATGAACATCTACGGTGTTAATATTCCATTCCTCATCCTTGATTTTCCTTCCTGAGTCTTTTTCTATGTTCATTTCCTTTTACCACTCCAGAGCAAACTCTACTAGCTATATCCGGTTTTTTTTTATAACATACTAGCTATATCCTTGGAGAGGGAAAACATTGGTGTTGCACTGGTTCAAAGCTGGTACACGCAGAACTAAGAGTAGGAAGGATTGGTACCCTCAGAATTCAATGGCCAGATATGCTTGGTCAAAGCTTTATTCATTTGGAACATATCGATGGAATTCACATTGAAGATCTTCTTCAATCTCTCATCAGGCAAAATCTTCCTCTTATTGCTTTGGTCTTGTAGATTATTTTCTCGAATATATGCCCAAAGCTTCTTCACAACCTGAAAGCAAACAAGCACAGCAAGAAAAAACTCAACGATAGTAGGCTTTTCATGATCAATTGATCTGCCATTCATCCAATGGAAGATAGATACAGAGACAGAATTAAGTTAATAGTGTCACCTCTGTCCTGGCTAACTCAGAGGCACCAACAAACTCTTGAAGTGCGGGGGAAAGACTGCATAATTTTGTAAAGCCACCACCCCTTTTCTTGCCACCATTACCTTTATCCAATCTAATATTGTGAAAATAAAAGGCATATTTAACACGATGTGATTATCCACAAAGAACCAGAACTGCCACTAAGAAAACTTGTGCACATGTGTAACAAAGCTGGTAAAACATATTTAACAGTTAAAAAACCAGAAATATGACATGAATATGCATGAAGCAATAATAGGAAATTGATTTCTTAATCTCAAAAGTCATATAAGACTAAAATTCCAGAGTAATTAACAGAAAGAATAATGGTATGGGATAATTGACAAGCTTCAGGTAGCCAAAGGCCGAGAATAATCTGTCAAGACCAGTAGTTGTACTAATTTCAGCTACCATATTCCCATGCATATAAGAACTACTCCATTATGATCCCAAGTTATCGAAGAACATATTGAACAAAAGGAATGAAAAATGAGTCAAATCAAAGCTAACTGGTATAAATGAGAGTCACTGATGGCCTGTTCTGTTAACGAACTTCAAACATACAAACATGATATTCATTCCTAATGGAAACAACAGTTTGTTGAGTCTGTCGAAGTAACAAACATCAGTGCACCTTTCAATGCATCCATAGTAAAAGGAACAGATGTGACACTCCATAACTCATATCATCTTTCAGCCAAGCCTCTCATGGTGGACTGGTTAGAGCGTTGAACTCCAGGAGTCGTTGAAACTCCCGTCCCAACCCGAGTTCGAAACACGGCACCTTCTTAGAACAAAGCCCTGGGGGAGTCTCCACCCATGGTCAGTTTTTTTCTCATATcatcttttaagataaccaagcaACAGCACAATCCAAGTAGCTAATATTCCACACTCCATATCACATGTTGGGATTTATTTGTGGAAGAGATCACAGGGGCTAACTGAGGCATGATTCTGGGCATTGCCTGGACGTTGTCAGCGCTGCATAGGTGCCATGGTCAGCTACCGATTGACTGCATCACTGAGGTGGGGCTGAGAAGGATACCGGATGATAAATTGCTATTCTTGCTCAATTAATCCATACAGCTTGGCTGGCCTATAAAATTCCATTTAGGGATAACTTTCCAATTTGACTAAGGCTCCATATAGAAATACCTTTCCAACTAACAGCAATAAGATACTATGATAATAATCTCAATAAAAAAATTTAGCGAAATTAACTCTGGATTGGACCACTGAAGCTGCAGTGGCTTTCACGGCCCATCTTGTGCCTAGCATAGGTTAAGTACCACACATGACATCTCCAGTCCTTATAGGGGAGAATACACTGTGCAGTGCAGAAAGAGTGTATCAATGCTTTTTAAGATGTCAATGAATTAATCAGAGGGCACAAAGCAAAGGAGTAAAATGGGCACAGCATATGAGGATATTATGCTAGAAAGCAGAAATTAGCAACACTTATAGATTTTAGCTCAACAGAATATTAAACACCAAAAAAAATATCTACAGAAAGTGGGAGGTGCAACTAATAGCACACCAGAGTACAGAAATTCACCAAACTACACTCACTAATACATCAAACTCACACAAACATAATCATATCTAAACCATCCTAACTAGGCTATGGAAGCCATAAACCGTAAAAGATGCAATGACATATGCTTCTTTCCAGCATTCAGACAACAAATTCAGAAGAAATTTACAAGCCAGACAAAGCAGAAATCACCATAAAACAACTGAGAGATTGCACTAAATTCGCAGGAAACTCAGCAGCTTCATGCTGTAAACAAGTAATACCGAAGGCATGCAAAATCTTACAACACCCCGCCATTAGAACCAAAATCACACCACCAACGCTAATCAAAGAGCCATTTCCTACAGTGCAATCCAGAACCCTCCGGGAAGGAATGCCGAGCTGGACCCTCGAATCCGGAATCCCCCTCACTATTCGCATCGAAAAGCACACCACAACGCACGGCGCCGGCACATTCCCTCACGATTCGCCCAAACGGCGCATCCACAGAACCCTATACATAGCAGCAAATGCAAGGGGAGAGACGGAGAGCAAAAGCCCCTTACCGCTGCTTCTTCCGGGCGCCGCCGCTATCCCCatcctcgtcttcctcctcctcctcctcctcctcttcctgctcttccccctcgccctcctcctcctccccctcgccctcctccggttccagctccggctcctcctccttgggCACCGCTGCCTCCTCGGGCTCCTCCTCCTTGGGCTCCTCCGGCTCGGCCTTTGCGGCGACCTCGGCGAGGAAGAGGTCGACCTGCTCCCGGATGAAGGCCTTCTTGTGAGAGAGGTCGGCGCCGAAGTCCTcctcgaggcggcggcgcagggcggcggtGGTCGTGGTGTTGAGGTCCGACGACCGCAGCACCTCCTGCAgccgctccaccagctccgagtcCGACACCATCGCCGCCCGGTCGGTTTGAGGTCTGTGGCTGGCTGGCGCACGGGTGCCGGGGTTTCGCCTGGTTTGGTTTGCTTGGGCTGAAATGGGGTGGCTTGCGGGCGTTGGGCCGCCAAATACACCGTCACTCACGTGCCCTGCGAGAGGGTACTtgcctttttctctctcttgtTGTGTCCGTAATAATTGATCAATTGTCAAGTTAATTAACTGATGGATGAGTAAAGGCATGGCCATGAACTGAGGGTAAGTATAACTTACATCATATGGTACCGGGCTTAGATTTCGTGAATAATTTCACCTAAGCCCTTATATTATCAAGACCGCCAGTTCTAATTTAGATATGTATGCTAGGATGAACTAATCCTACTGGTCTCTAAGTAACATGAAAAGATTGATAGATGCACTGCTTCTAACAGCATGGTAATTTAGGACAGTATTTTTTTATTTCATAACTCATTTTTGTTGCTCCTTAAGATTGATCACATAATGAGCCTCTGGTTCGAGGCAACTTGTAATATCTTTTTTATGATTCTTTTTTATCTGTTTGTTAAGAATCTAAGAATAGAGATAGCGATACGTAGCCTAACGAGGGACGGATCTTGAGCTCATCAAAAGTAGTACACCCCTATATCTCTGCGGTGCGGCTGCCAATGCAACCCCAAAAAGCTAGCATGACAAGACCCGGGGCCATAGCCATGGGACTGTGtatataacgtagtttaaagaggtttaagagattaagtccgtcttatctcttatttatctcgtttatctcttatttatcctatttaaataagagataaaactaaccgatacggaaggaatctatccgagatatgttctggtacaatTCCTTGGCTTATATCGGTTAGGattttgtaaccctgacctctcggatatataagggaggacaggggccctctcaaaacagatctccatatcattctacaccaaaggcaatacaaatcatcatacaggacgtagggtattacgcatcttgcggcccgaacctgtctaagttttgtgttccttgcaccttcgagtttctaatctcggcatcccctcacctaaacttaccaccttgggtatacccctcggtgggcagccggtaaaacaccgacaactgtGTAGCCTATAACGGGCAAGATGGGCTCAATTTTTTATATTCGATGGATTCTTAATGGCAATTGGTTTTAATTAATTTTTAGAGCTTTCATATTAGTCTTCGTGCAACATGCTAGAAAAGTAGATAATTCATAGTTAGTCTCACAACAAAAGAAAAACACCTATTAACCTCGATTGCGGTACTACCATTGGATCTAAGTATATCTTTAAATTACTAACAGTTTTTATGATAAGAATAACCTAAAATACTCCTACTGCCTACTTCCAAATTACCCACCtttattaatataaaaataatagTTCTAAAATACCACCTAGCACATTATTCTAAAATACTCACATCTACCATCATATCAAAATTAATCCCGTTCCATATGCTTTCACTTAGACATTAAGTTACGTCTATCATCTAGTTATACAATGGAATTCAAAGACCAAAGGGAAAAGGTTAATATATATCATGCATGATGACACACAATGTAAGTGTATAACTAACATCATGGGGTGAAATATTAAAAAATAACCTTATACAACTCATTAATATCATGTGGTGAAATATAAAAAATAATCTTATACAACTCATTAAGGAATAAGAACTATAATAATAAAGAATACAATACGCTAAATGTAACAagaattttgtttttttttctaaaaattgtTGGCCTCAGAGTCACCATAGATTTGATTAGCTAGTACATATGGGTATTAAGTATTCTATTTATATTTACATGACTAATGGTTTTGCTAATATGTTAATGATATTAGAAGAGCATGCACCCTAAACTTCAAATATCAAGATAATATATTAGTTTACTATCTCTACACACTATTGTTCTATCTCGGGTGGTCTTTAAAAGTAGCAAAAATTATCTTAAAATTAAACAAATATATTTAAAATTAAACAAAGATATTTGAACGTGCCTATCAAAGCCCGCGATAAGGAAGGTTGAAGGAAAAAGCTGCAGAGAGAAAACGAAACAGGAAGGAAGCCGTGTACAGCACTACGTGATGTGTGTGCTGCATCAGAAGAGCATTGACTCGCTGGACTTCTTTCCCACAAAGCCGCGTGGCCCCCGATAGCCACCGGCCGGAGCCGCTCTCCCAGAAAAACAACAAACCAACCCCGACTCCCAAGACACACCCCCCAGCGAGAAACTAAAAAAGCCCAAATGGCGGGGGGAGGTCGTCGTCTCCCCTCCCAGCGATCCCCTCCCACCGCGACGCCATTTCCGCCACTCCATGTCACTAGGGTTTCGCTCTTTTCCCCATAAGCCCTCGTCCCGATGCGCTGGTGGAGGCGCTCCGGTTCCCCCTCCGGCTCCTCCCAATCCTCGTCCGCATTCACGCCCGCGTCCCCCGCGCGCGCCTCCACCTCCCGCCTCatcggcggcgggggcagcggcccCAGCTCCCGCCGCGATGGAGGCGGGGGTAGCGGCGAACCGCAGCCGCGGCTGAGCAGGGCGCCTCGGATGCGCTACGTCGTCGACGACCTCGAGATCGGAGTCCCCGCGATCGGCGTGGACCCTACGGCGAGGAGGGACGCGGCGGCCGGGTTCGGGCTTGCGACCGCGAGCTCGACGCCGATCTCGAGGTCGCCGAGTAACATGGAGGTGGCGCCAGCGAGATCGTCATCGACGCCCATGCTGCTGCCGCATCCGCTGCCCCTGCCAGGGGATGGGGAGCCttcgtgccgcgggcccgggagGCCGCTTCCGTCGCCGACGTCGAGGATGCTCGACGGGGACTGGAACTTGCCTGCAGCGGAGGCTCCAGGGGTTTTAGAGACTGGGAGTGAAAGGATGCCGCCATTGCTCGCGCGGAGGTGATTCATTCTTAGTTTTTATTATTTTTGATCCTCGCTAGCCAAATTCACCCCTAGTTTAATTAGTGTGCTTGTAAATCATGACGCGAGTAAGGGTGTCACACTCACAGCTTGAGGATTCCAGAGTCAGTTTATGATTATTGATTAATAGCAATCTGTGCATTTCAAAAAGGGTAACACTATTTAGTCATGCTGTGGCATCAGTGAGATATCAGACACTTAGTTTTGGGCAGGTTATTTTGCAGTAAATAAGAACAGTTTTGGGGGTGCCTACGGGGTTTAGAGACTCAGGGGATGGTATCATTTGCTGTAGGGTatagtgattttgatgatagACATCAGGGTTCAGGAATGGAGCTTTCAGATATGGATTATGATTTTAGTAAGTTGAGTAGTTGTAGGATGTTACTAACTCATGTTTATTGGAGATCATGACATCAGGTTGCATTTGGATGATACATCACAGAATTGTATTTCTTATGTATTTCGTCACATGTATTGAGTTGCGATGATCTGTGCACATGATGCTTTCACTGCAGATTTCGGCATATAACAACCCATAAAATTGCACACAATGATTCTCTTAACTTTTGGTGACTTGATTAGATACTAACATGATGGAAAGAAGTAGCTAGGATGGGATTTTAATAGATGAATGACTTGGTGACTTGCTGTACTGTCATTGTACTAGGTTGAAGTGGATTCCTGTGAAGCTTCTAAACTGAACTGAAAGACTGGACAAGTTTAGGATCGTTAAATCAATCTACTGTTGAAACAACCTAGTTCAGTAGTGCTATTAATAATTGTACCATGAACAGTAAAGATGCACAACACTTCATTTTTATATTTTGCTTCTTTTGAACATTTGTACTCTGCATGACTCATTGCTCAAACTATTTCCATTTCGTCAATATGTTTTGTGTTCCTTTGGAGCACTGCAATTCTGTATCACTGGTGATTCTGATGTTCATATTTGTGAATTCTTTGATGTTTTGTATATGATAATAGAGTGGTGGCCCAAACTCTACCAAAGACTCATGAGCACAATGACTTTCGGTTAAATGGGACTACCTGTGGTGAACGGAGAAAAGCTTTTAAAGAGAAATTCCAGGATAAGAACTCAGATGAAACTTTGAACTTCAGATTGAACATTCCTGCTAGGAGTGCACCGAGTAGTGGGTTTTCGAGCCCTGTGCAAAGTCCCCGAAGATTGAGCAATGTAGACTTCTCATCTGCTGCAATATCCATCCAAGATACCAATGTATGGTCAGCACGGTCTATCTGGTCTTCTGATCTGATGGGATCTTCGCCTCCTTCTCCCTCACCTGATAAATTTGCGGGTGGTCAGGAGCGTTCTCCTCGCTCAAGTCCACTGAGAAATCCAGTTTTAAGATCAAGAAACCCAAGCGCTCCTCCATCACCAATGCATCCAAAGTTGTTTCCGGAGAACCATGTTTCTCGTAATGAAGGCAATGGAAGTGCCAGTTTTCACCCGTTACCTCTCCCTCCTGCTTCTGTAAGCCCAAAGCAGACTAATACTAGCCACCAGGTAGTTTCAAAAGTTGAGATGCCGTCAGTGGCTGGTCAATGGCAAAAAGGAAAACTCCTAGGCAGTGGAACATTTGGATGTGTATATGAGGCCACTAATAGGTACATCATTGTATTTTATCATCATGAAGCCATGGTTGTTACTTCATTTTGGATTCTGAATGTTATTCTCTTACTTCTACATATAGGCACACTGGAGCTCTTTGTGCCATGAAAGAGGTTAATATAATTCCAGACGATGCTAAATCAGCTGAG from Panicum hallii strain FIL2 chromosome 9, PHallii_v3.1, whole genome shotgun sequence includes:
- the LOC112872553 gene encoding upstream activation factor subunit spp27-like, which encodes MVSDSELVERLQEVLRSSDLNTTTTAALRRRLEEDFGADLSHKKAFIREQVDLFLAEVAAKAEPEEPKEEEPEEAAVPKEEEPELEPEEGEGEEEEGEGEEQEEEEEEEEEDEDGDSGGARKKQRLDKGNGGKKRGGGFTKLCSLSPALQEFVGASELARTEVVKKLWAYIRENNLQDQSNKRKILPDERLKKIFNVNSIDMFQMNKALTKHIWPLNSEGPASPDRSTPKEKPQKRDRNEGKKQKGGSSGSGSGLLVPLQLSDDLVKFIGTGESMLSRSDVVKRMWEYIKENNLQDPSDRRKIICDEKLKDLLQVESFNGFTVSKLLAPHFTKTK